A single genomic interval of Clostridium facile harbors:
- the recA gene encoding recombinase RecA: MAKKEVGKKQFNKKDLIADKKKALETALEQIERQFGQGAVMKLGQSAAMNIEAISTGSLGMDMALGIGGVPRGRIVEIYGPESSGKTTVALSIIAQAQKDGGEAAFIDVEHALDPTYAEALGVDIDSLLVSQPSSGEQALEIAEALVRSGAIDVIVIDSVAAMTTKAEIEGEMGDTHVGLQARLMSQAMRKLTGIVGKTNCVAIFINQVREKIGVMYGNPETTPGGRALKFYASVRMEIRRSEAIKNGSAIIGNRTKCKVVKNKVAPPFKEAEFDIMYGEGISYVGEVLDMAVSLDIVKRSGAWFNYNGEHLGQGRDNSKKYLKEHPEVLEELASLIKQNQEQLEPPKKKKTAVEKAVSKAEEKAEPVTANTVAEPNLDIKPDEADFEG, encoded by the coding sequence ATGGCTAAAAAAGAGGTAGGAAAAAAACAGTTTAATAAAAAAGACTTAATTGCGGATAAGAAAAAAGCGCTGGAAACCGCTTTGGAACAGATTGAACGCCAGTTTGGACAGGGAGCTGTGATGAAATTGGGGCAGTCTGCCGCCATGAATATTGAAGCGATTTCCACCGGTTCCCTGGGCATGGATATGGCATTGGGAATTGGCGGTGTACCAAGGGGAAGGATTGTAGAAATTTACGGTCCGGAATCTTCTGGTAAAACTACCGTTGCCCTTTCCATTATTGCGCAGGCGCAGAAAGATGGCGGTGAAGCTGCTTTTATCGACGTAGAACATGCGTTGGACCCAACTTATGCGGAAGCTTTGGGGGTTGACATTGATTCGTTGCTGGTTTCTCAGCCAAGTTCTGGAGAACAGGCATTGGAAATTGCGGAGGCATTGGTGCGTTCTGGTGCGATAGATGTCATTGTTATCGACTCTGTTGCTGCGATGACTACAAAAGCGGAAATTGAAGGGGAAATGGGGGATACCCACGTTGGTCTGCAAGCCCGTTTGATGTCCCAGGCGATGAGGAAGCTCACAGGAATTGTAGGAAAAACCAATTGTGTGGCGATCTTTATCAATCAGGTGCGTGAGAAAATTGGCGTCATGTACGGGAACCCAGAAACTACTCCAGGTGGCCGTGCCCTGAAATTCTATGCGTCTGTCCGGATGGAAATCCGACGTTCCGAAGCGATTAAAAATGGTAGTGCAATTATCGGTAACCGCACAAAATGTAAAGTGGTGAAAAATAAAGTGGCTCCTCCATTTAAAGAGGCGGAGTTTGATATTATGTATGGGGAAGGGATTTCTTATGTTGGGGAAGTCCTGGATATGGCAGTTAGTTTGGATATTGTAAAACGTTCCGGTGCCTGGTTCAACTACAATGGGGAACATTTAGGCCAGGGACGTGATAATTCCAAAAAATATTTAAAAGAACACCCTGAAGTATTGGAAGAACTGGCTAGCCTGATTAAACAGAACCAGGAACAGCTGGAACCTCCAAAAAAGAAAAAAACAGCGGTAGAAAAAGCGGTTTCCAAAGCGGAAGAAAAAGCGGAACCAGTCACTGCTAATACAGTGGCGGAACCCAACCTGGATATCAAACCGGATGAGGCTGATTTTGAAGGATGA
- a CDS encoding regulatory protein RecX gives MRITGIEKTKGRSYKIFVDGEYWYILHAELVVDHKLKEGLSVTEEQLEEIRYEADYRKARERALYLLEYRDHSRKELIDKLLRSVNNLHIAEEIADKMEEYGFLDDERYAKKLARDFLERKRLGKRRAGFEMMKKGVSRDLAQQVLEEYEIDPQEQLVSLLECKYARYLGDEKGRRKVVNALLRLGHPYDEIKQALQQFEDQQEYDEEF, from the coding sequence ATGAGAATCACAGGGATTGAAAAGACAAAAGGCCGGAGCTACAAAATTTTTGTAGATGGAGAGTACTGGTATATCCTGCATGCGGAATTGGTAGTGGATCATAAACTAAAAGAAGGGCTTTCCGTTACAGAGGAACAGCTGGAAGAAATCCGTTATGAGGCAGATTACCGAAAAGCCAGGGAACGTGCCCTATACTTGTTGGAATACCGGGACCATTCCCGAAAAGAACTAATTGATAAACTGCTCCGTTCGGTAAATAATCTCCATATTGCGGAAGAAATAGCGGATAAAATGGAGGAATACGGTTTTTTAGATGACGAGCGGTACGCAAAAAAACTGGCGCGGGATTTCCTGGAACGGAAACGTCTAGGAAAACGGCGCGCCGGTTTTGAAATGATGAAAAAAGGGGTTTCCCGTGATCTGGCACAACAAGTGTTGGAGGAATACGAGATTGACCCCCAAGAACAGTTGGTTTCTTTGCTGGAATGCAAATATGCCCGTTATTTAGGGGATGAAAAAGGCAGACGTAAAGTGGTAAACGCTTTGTTGCGTTTAGGTCATCCTTATGATGAGATCAAGCAGGCATTGCAGCAATTTGAAGACCAACAGGAATATGATGAGGAGTTTTAG
- the rimO gene encoding 30S ribosomal protein S12 methylthiotransferase RimO, producing MTIKVGMVSLGCPKNQVDAEMLLSNMSNYGYAITSNPEEADVVVINTCGFIESAKQESIDTILDFCERKGQGNLKCVVVTGCLAERYQQELAKEIPETDVVLGIGANGEIAKAIEQALEGKKVAAFAPKCELALNGDRMLTTPPYLAYLKIAEGCNNCCTYCAIPSIRGPYRSREMEDILKEARWLAETGVKELVVVAQDTTRYGEDLYGASKLPQLLEQLCEIEGFHWIRVLYCYPERITDELLDVIATQPKIAKYLDVPIQHINTSVLKRMNRRSTKEEILDVIQKIRTKVPNITLRTSLIAGFPGETEEQFEELVEFVKQVKFDRMGCFAYSQEEGTPAGRMPEQLEDAVKQRRAELVMLEQQTINGEHNRALLGKTIEVLVEGFDYDNSCYYGRSEADAPEIDGTVLFVSEQEHDAGEFVTVKIIDATEYDLMGQVVQEETE from the coding sequence ATGACAATAAAAGTTGGAATGGTATCTCTGGGATGCCCCAAAAACCAGGTGGATGCGGAAATGTTGCTCAGCAATATGTCAAACTATGGCTATGCCATTACATCCAATCCAGAAGAAGCGGATGTTGTTGTAATTAACACCTGCGGCTTTATTGAAAGTGCCAAACAGGAATCCATTGATACCATATTGGATTTTTGTGAACGGAAAGGGCAAGGCAATCTAAAATGTGTGGTAGTTACTGGCTGCTTGGCGGAACGGTATCAGCAGGAGTTGGCAAAAGAGATTCCAGAAACCGATGTTGTGTTGGGGATTGGAGCAAATGGTGAAATTGCAAAAGCCATTGAACAGGCGTTAGAAGGGAAAAAGGTAGCGGCGTTTGCACCAAAATGCGAGCTTGCGTTGAATGGGGATCGCATGTTGACCACACCGCCTTACCTGGCTTATTTAAAGATTGCAGAGGGCTGTAATAACTGTTGTACGTATTGTGCTATCCCATCGATCCGTGGGCCATACCGCAGCCGCGAAATGGAGGATATCCTCAAAGAGGCGAGATGGTTGGCAGAAACCGGTGTGAAAGAACTAGTTGTGGTGGCGCAGGATACCACCCGTTATGGGGAGGATCTATATGGAGCTTCCAAATTACCGCAGTTATTAGAGCAGCTCTGCGAAATCGAGGGATTCCACTGGATCCGTGTGTTATACTGCTATCCAGAGCGGATTACAGACGAACTGCTGGATGTTATCGCAACCCAGCCAAAAATCGCAAAATATTTGGATGTTCCTATCCAGCACATCAATACATCTGTGTTAAAACGGATGAACCGCCGTAGTACTAAGGAAGAAATTTTAGATGTAATCCAAAAAATTCGCACAAAGGTACCAAATATCACATTGCGTACCTCCTTGATTGCTGGTTTCCCAGGGGAAACAGAAGAACAGTTTGAAGAATTAGTGGAGTTTGTAAAACAGGTGAAGTTTGACCGGATGGGATGCTTCGCTTACTCCCAGGAAGAGGGTACTCCAGCGGGAAGGATGCCAGAACAATTAGAAGATGCTGTAAAACAACGCCGTGCAGAACTAGTGATGTTGGAACAGCAAACCATCAATGGGGAACACAACCGTGCTTTGCTGGGAAAAACAATCGAGGTACTGGTAGAAGGCTTTGATTATGATAATAGCTGCTATTATGGGCGCAGCGAGGCGGACGCTCCAGAAATCGATGGAACAGTACTTTTTGTATCCGAGCAAGAACACGATGCAGGGGAATTTGTCACTGTTAAAATCATTGACGCAACAGAATACGACCTGATGGGTCAGGTAGTACAGGAGGAAACAGAATGA
- the pgsA gene encoding CDP-diacylglycerol--glycerol-3-phosphate 3-phosphatidyltransferase translates to MNTPNKLTVLRILLVPFFVAFLLIKQIPYNYLWATLIFAIASITDTIDGKMARKYNLVTDFGKFMDPLADKILVTSALVCFIELGFVNSIMVVIILAREFMVTSLRLIASGKGKVIAASMWGKVKTVSQMVGIVVILLLQTVYQFTPFASMDLIVMIGQILMWIATLLTLISGAEYMISNRGFLNDK, encoded by the coding sequence ATGAACACACCAAATAAATTGACGGTACTGCGGATTTTGCTGGTTCCATTTTTTGTAGCGTTTTTGTTGATAAAACAGATTCCGTACAATTACCTGTGGGCAACTCTGATTTTCGCGATTGCCTCGATTACCGATACCATTGATGGAAAAATGGCGCGTAAATACAATCTGGTCACCGACTTTGGAAAATTTATGGATCCATTGGCGGATAAAATTTTAGTTACCTCCGCTTTGGTTTGCTTTATTGAACTGGGTTTTGTCAACTCGATTATGGTCGTTATTATTCTGGCACGGGAGTTTATGGTAACCTCTTTGCGGCTGATTGCCAGCGGAAAAGGCAAAGTGATTGCAGCCAGCATGTGGGGAAAGGTAAAAACGGTTTCTCAAATGGTTGGGATTGTAGTGATCCTATTATTGCAGACGGTATACCAGTTCACTCCATTTGCAAGTATGGATCTCATCGTAATGATTGGTCAAATTCTCATGTGGATTGCCACCTTGTTGACTTTGATTTCCGGTGCGGAGTATATGATTTCCAACCGTGGATTTTTAAACGATAAATAG
- a CDS encoding Cof-type HAD-IIB family hydrolase yields MIRLVAMDLDGTLFNSKRQVDLMTQAVIRRYAKSGVIFAFCTGRISNELQDVITILPEVQYAISCNGAYAVDLWSGKELYQNTLSMEDVNRIYQHFSGFPMMFELFADGVVLTDQNCLNYLAQFQLRELEGHIRKTRKGVPDFADYLKERTDPVGKINIFFAGQEILLKAREWGKQLPYDMAYQTKSNLEFNQIGVKKGKGLAHLAQRLGISKSQVLAIGDNNNDLSMREAVGTLVAMENACEDLKKIANLVTASNDADGVAVALKQFLPPLE; encoded by the coding sequence ATGATTCGGCTTGTGGCAATGGATTTAGATGGAACCCTTTTTAATAGCAAACGGCAGGTTGATTTAATGACCCAGGCTGTTATCCGGCGTTATGCAAAAAGCGGGGTGATATTCGCTTTTTGTACAGGCAGGATATCCAATGAATTGCAGGATGTCATTACTATTTTACCAGAAGTACAATATGCAATTTCTTGTAATGGAGCCTATGCGGTGGATTTATGGTCGGGCAAAGAGCTTTATCAAAATACGCTTTCCATGGAGGATGTTAATAGGATTTATCAGCATTTTTCCGGCTTTCCCATGATGTTTGAACTGTTTGCGGACGGTGTGGTTTTAACCGACCAGAACTGTTTGAATTATCTGGCGCAATTCCAGTTGCGGGAGTTAGAGGGACATATCCGTAAAACAAGGAAAGGGGTTCCTGATTTTGCGGATTATTTAAAAGAGCGAACAGATCCAGTGGGGAAAATCAACATCTTTTTTGCTGGGCAGGAAATCTTGTTAAAAGCCAGGGAATGGGGAAAACAACTTCCTTACGATATGGCATACCAGACCAAAAGCAATCTGGAATTCAACCAGATTGGTGTAAAGAAAGGGAAGGGCTTAGCCCATCTTGCCCAACGGTTAGGGATATCCAAAAGTCAGGTGCTGGCAATTGGGGACAATAATAACGACCTTTCCATGAGGGAAGCAGTAGGAACACTGGTGGCAATGGAAAACGCCTGCGAGGATTTAAAAAAGATAGCTAATTTGGTCACAGCCAGCAACGATGCGGATGGGGTGGCAGTGGCGCTCAAACAGTTCCTGCCTCCTTTGGAGTGA
- the epsC gene encoding serine O-acetyltransferase EpsC, with translation MFRRIRYDINAYKERDPAARSGLEVLLLYPGLHAVINHRVAHFLYRHKHFFTARAISQLSRFFTGIEIHPGAKIGKGLVIDHGSGVVIGETTEVGDDCTIYQNVTLGGTGKENGKRHPTLGNNVLVSCGARVLGPFKVGDNARVGANAVVLEEIPPNATAVGVPAKIVRINGQKVQNANKELDQVHLPNPVEQEIQDLVKRICALERELNKFTKQDIKEKGAKTE, from the coding sequence ATGTTTCGACGTATACGGTATGATATCAACGCGTATAAAGAACGTGACCCAGCGGCACGTTCTGGCTTGGAAGTGCTGTTGCTCTACCCTGGTTTACATGCTGTCATCAACCATCGGGTAGCACATTTTCTTTACCGGCACAAACATTTTTTTACCGCCCGTGCTATCTCCCAGCTTTCCCGTTTTTTCACTGGTATTGAAATCCATCCCGGTGCTAAAATAGGAAAAGGGCTGGTAATCGACCATGGGTCTGGCGTTGTGATTGGAGAAACCACTGAAGTGGGGGATGACTGTACCATTTATCAGAACGTCACGTTGGGTGGTACTGGAAAAGAGAACGGAAAACGCCATCCAACTTTAGGGAACAATGTACTGGTAAGCTGTGGCGCAAGGGTATTGGGTCCATTTAAAGTGGGAGATAATGCCCGAGTGGGCGCAAATGCCGTGGTGCTGGAGGAGATTCCTCCTAATGCGACGGCGGTAGGCGTACCTGCCAAGATTGTCCGGATTAACGGCCAAAAAGTGCAAAATGCCAACAAAGAGCTGGATCAGGTTCATCTGCCCAATCCAGTGGAACAGGAAATTCAGGATCTAGTAAAACGCATTTGCGCTTTGGAACGGGAATTAAATAAGTTTACAAAACAGGATATCAAGGAAAAAGGAGCGAAAACAGAATGA
- the cysS gene encoding cysteine--tRNA ligase encodes MKIYNTLTRQKEEFKTIEPGKVTMYACGPTVYNFIHIGNARPICLFDCLRNYFEFRGYEVKFVQNFTDVDDKIINKANEEGVDASVISERYIKEYETDARGMNVRPATIHPKVTQSMDMIIDIVKHLVDNGYAYEVNGDVYFSTTKFADYGKLSHMPLEDLEAGARIEASDIKQHPMDFAVWKAAKPGEPYWESPWGKGRPGWHIECSAMATNYLGKTIDLHCGGQDLIFPHHENEIAQSECATGVPFANYWMHNGYINVDNRKMSKSLGNFFTVREVANKYGYEPIRFMMLQAHYRSPINYNTEVIEQCRAALDRMYKFKENLDFALTKAQDGEFTEEQKNAILARKEQFIRVMDDDFNTADGISAIFELIRDVNPLISGDSLASKQHLLFAKEIFDQLTGVLGLLYESKKEDEVPAEVMALVEQRAAARKAKDFVLADSLRDQINEMGYLIEETRQGTKLTKK; translated from the coding sequence ATGAAAATATATAATACTTTAACCAGACAAAAAGAGGAGTTTAAAACGATTGAACCAGGTAAAGTAACCATGTATGCCTGTGGTCCAACCGTTTATAATTTTATCCATATTGGAAATGCCCGTCCCATCTGCCTGTTTGACTGCCTGCGCAATTATTTTGAATTCCGTGGTTATGAAGTAAAATTTGTGCAAAATTTTACTGATGTGGATGATAAAATCATCAACAAGGCAAATGAAGAAGGGGTAGACGCTTCGGTTATTTCCGAACGTTATATTAAAGAATACGAAACCGATGCCCGTGGGATGAATGTTCGTCCAGCAACCATTCACCCAAAAGTAACCCAGAGTATGGATATGATTATTGATATTGTCAAACATCTGGTAGACAATGGATATGCGTATGAAGTGAACGGGGATGTATATTTTAGTACGACAAAATTTGCGGATTACGGAAAACTCTCCCATATGCCTTTGGAAGATTTGGAAGCTGGCGCCCGCATTGAAGCAAGCGACATCAAACAGCATCCAATGGATTTTGCTGTTTGGAAAGCGGCAAAACCAGGAGAGCCATATTGGGAATCTCCATGGGGAAAAGGGCGTCCAGGCTGGCACATTGAATGTTCCGCCATGGCAACCAACTATCTTGGCAAAACCATCGACCTGCACTGCGGCGGTCAGGATTTGATTTTCCCACACCATGAAAATGAAATCGCACAAAGTGAATGCGCTACCGGTGTCCCATTTGCCAACTACTGGATGCACAACGGCTATATTAATGTGGATAACCGAAAAATGTCCAAATCATTGGGGAACTTTTTCACCGTTAGGGAAGTTGCCAACAAATACGGCTATGAGCCAATCCGGTTTATGATGTTGCAAGCGCATTACCGCAGCCCAATCAACTACAACACTGAGGTCATTGAACAATGCCGTGCGGCGTTAGACCGTATGTATAAATTTAAAGAAAATCTGGATTTTGCTTTGACCAAAGCCCAGGATGGCGAATTTACCGAAGAGCAGAAAAACGCTATTTTGGCAAGGAAAGAACAATTCATCCGTGTAATGGATGATGATTTTAACACAGCTGATGGTATTTCCGCCATTTTTGAATTGATCCGCGATGTCAACCCACTGATTAGCGGGGATTCCTTGGCAAGTAAGCAGCACTTGTTATTCGCGAAAGAGATTTTTGACCAATTAACCGGCGTGCTGGGGTTATTATACGAATCCAAAAAAGAGGATGAAGTTCCAGCGGAAGTAATGGCGTTGGTAGAACAGCGCGCGGCAGCCAGAAAAGCAAAAGATTTTGTGTTGGCGGACAGCCTACGTGACCAAATTAACGAAATGGGATACCTCATTGAAGAAACTCGCCAGGGAACAAAATTGACAAAAAAATAA
- a CDS encoding 1-phosphofructokinase family hexose kinase yields the protein MGKPQVIAVTLNPALDVTLWAKRLDFDEPVKAISETVYPGGKAVNIACVLHSLGTECQLLGVACRNNLASMEQLLQQKGVSYQFVSPPGSIRENLTLCLEDGKVLKVNRTGEKIAPEVLDQVCQMIRKNLKSPQDILAFSGGKPPNLSVEQYFQMVRSFHDLPNPITLDNDLFSLEMVTQIHPFVIKPNYVEFLHLTGYSSLEGDELLCQIARVVNCTDHLLLSMGADGGYYANQSGIWKITTPSVPVKSTVGAGDTSLACFLTAILQGKRPEQAALWAFAGGTASVQLDGTGTITPEQWQKAATQTRCDQFDQI from the coding sequence ATGGGGAAACCCCAGGTAATTGCTGTTACGTTAAATCCGGCTTTGGATGTTACGCTTTGGGCAAAAAGGCTTGATTTTGACGAGCCGGTAAAAGCCATATCCGAAACGGTCTATCCTGGTGGAAAAGCGGTAAACATCGCTTGTGTACTGCACTCTTTAGGAACAGAATGCCAATTGTTAGGGGTTGCGTGTAGGAATAACTTGGCCAGTATGGAACAGCTACTACAGCAAAAAGGGGTATCCTATCAATTTGTTTCCCCGCCAGGAAGTATCCGGGAAAACTTGACCCTTTGTTTGGAAGATGGTAAAGTATTAAAGGTAAACCGTACAGGGGAAAAGATTGCCCCAGAAGTGTTGGACCAAGTGTGCCAGATGATCCGTAAAAACCTGAAATCTCCACAGGATATTTTGGCTTTTTCTGGTGGAAAGCCGCCGAACCTTAGTGTGGAGCAGTATTTCCAAATGGTCCGGTCATTCCATGATTTACCCAATCCGATTACGTTGGATAATGATTTGTTTTCCTTGGAAATGGTCACCCAAATCCATCCTTTTGTCATCAAACCCAACTATGTTGAGTTTTTACATTTAACAGGATACTCCAGTTTGGAGGGAGATGAGCTGTTGTGTCAGATTGCAAGGGTTGTGAACTGTACAGACCATCTTTTGTTGAGTATGGGGGCGGATGGGGGATATTATGCGAACCAATCTGGAATTTGGAAAATAACAACCCCATCTGTACCAGTCAAGTCCACTGTTGGGGCAGGGGACACCTCCTTGGCCTGTTTCCTGACAGCGATTTTGCAAGGGAAACGTCCGGAACAGGCTGCGTTGTGGGCATTCGCCGGAGGGACAGCTTCAGTCCAGCTGGATGGTACAGGTACAATCACCCCAGAGCAGTGGCAAAAAGCCGCTACACAAACACGTTGTGATCAATTCGATCAAATATAA
- a CDS encoding peptidylprolyl isomerase produces MQDGSVIKAELYPDIAPNTVNNFISLINQKFYDGLTFHRIMDGFMIQGGDPKGNGTGGPGYEIPGEFSSNGYAKNDLSHTRGVLSMARSSMPDSAGSQFFIMHADANYLDGEYAAFGKVTEGMEVVDQIVANAQVTDNNGTVANPPVIATITVDTFGVTYPEPVKTE; encoded by the coding sequence ATGCAGGATGGCAGTGTGATTAAAGCAGAATTATATCCAGATATCGCACCAAATACCGTAAACAACTTTATCTCGTTAATCAACCAGAAATTCTATGATGGTTTGACCTTCCACCGCATCATGGACGGCTTTATGATTCAGGGCGGAGATCCAAAAGGAAACGGTACTGGTGGACCTGGGTATGAAATTCCAGGAGAGTTTTCCAGCAATGGTTATGCGAAAAACGATTTAAGCCATACCAGGGGCGTTTTATCCATGGCAAGAAGCTCCATGCCGGATTCTGCCGGTTCCCAGTTCTTTATTATGCACGCAGATGCGAACTACTTAGATGGGGAATATGCCGCATTTGGTAAAGTAACCGAAGGAATGGAAGTAGTAGACCAGATTGTTGCTAACGCACAGGTTACAGATAACAATGGTACTGTAGCGAATCCTCCAGTGATTGCGACAATTACTGTGGATACCTTTGGGGTTACATATCCAGAACCAGTAAAAACAGAATAA
- a CDS encoding sugar O-acetyltransferase translates to MEMKEFIAFCKEGNPIAGEDKELHGLLTQCSQEAMKITAELNGSYHEPEQVRELFCQLTGTEIDSSFLCFPPFYTDFGKNITIGKNVFLNTGCSFQDRGGIVIGDGTQIGMNVTMATLNHGFDQATRNTTYPFPIIIGKNVWIGSNATIAPGVTIGDNAVIGAGAVVTKDIPENAVAVGVPAKVIKYVQE, encoded by the coding sequence ATGGAAATGAAAGAATTTATTGCTTTTTGTAAAGAAGGAAATCCAATTGCAGGGGAAGACAAAGAACTACATGGATTATTAACGCAATGTAGCCAGGAGGCAATGAAAATTACAGCTGAGTTAAATGGTAGTTATCATGAACCGGAACAAGTGCGAGAATTATTTTGCCAGCTGACAGGTACAGAAATTGATTCAAGTTTTCTGTGCTTTCCGCCTTTTTATACCGACTTTGGAAAGAATATTACAATTGGTAAAAATGTATTTTTGAATACAGGTTGTTCTTTTCAAGACCGTGGAGGAATCGTAATTGGAGATGGTACCCAAATTGGAATGAATGTTACCATGGCAACACTGAACCATGGTTTTGACCAAGCAACTCGAAACACAACCTATCCATTTCCTATTATTATTGGAAAAAATGTATGGATTGGCTCTAATGCTACTATTGCACCAGGCGTAACCATTGGAGATAATGCGGTAATTGGTGCGGGTGCGGTTGTGACAAAGGATATTCCGGAAAACGCTGTGGCAGTTGGAGTGCCAGCAAAAGTAATCAAATATGTACAAGAGTAA
- a CDS encoding NAD(P)H-hydrate dehydratase — MEVLNQNQMYQADQMTIETLGIPGETLMENAGQAIVSEIIKDWEIDTHIVVLAGTGNNGGDGIVIARRLLNLGYQVQLWLIPPEEKVRDAAKVHLELYHRHQYPVFHYGEELYPAIQQADVIVDALLGIGMAGELRPPYDRIVQEVNQSKAKVVSVDIPSGVNAEQAIVFQAVRADVTYMVQYPKQSAFLYPAACYYGEWKVVDIGIPPQTTDSLEYHKYTWGEKEYQSTKIERSPNSHKGSNGKGLIIGGSSHMIGAPILAAQACIASGIGLLSCAFPNHIRPVAAQKATEATFLPCKEQDGNLVQVEIPDSIQVVAIGMGLGRTEQTRQLVKNILVQDKPTIIDADALFYLNEMWGIVDNRSSVTVVTPHMGEMARLCGVPIEEIQKNRFAVSRKLAMQHGIFVVLKGPYTIVATPSGNQYINTSGNAGLAKGGSGDVLSGMIAGLLPRYQNPQEAISNAVYLHGLASEKLVEKGYSLDGISAEKLIEILPFLS; from the coding sequence GTGGAAGTATTGAATCAAAATCAAATGTATCAGGCGGATCAAATGACAATTGAGACTCTTGGTATTCCAGGGGAAACTTTGATGGAAAATGCGGGGCAAGCAATTGTATCCGAGATTATCAAGGACTGGGAGATTGATACCCATATTGTGGTGCTGGCAGGAACGGGAAACAATGGTGGGGATGGAATTGTGATTGCCCGCCGTTTGTTAAACTTGGGGTATCAAGTTCAATTGTGGTTAATTCCTCCAGAGGAAAAGGTGCGGGATGCTGCAAAGGTACATCTGGAGCTTTATCACAGGCATCAGTATCCTGTATTCCATTATGGAGAAGAGTTATATCCTGCGATTCAGCAGGCAGACGTCATTGTAGACGCCCTTTTGGGGATTGGCATGGCAGGGGAACTGCGCCCTCCATATGACAGAATTGTACAGGAGGTTAACCAATCCAAGGCAAAGGTGGTTTCAGTGGATATTCCAAGCGGGGTGAATGCGGAACAGGCTATAGTATTCCAGGCAGTACGAGCGGATGTCACCTATATGGTGCAGTATCCAAAACAATCCGCTTTTTTATACCCTGCGGCTTGTTATTATGGAGAATGGAAGGTTGTGGATATTGGAATCCCACCACAAACAACAGATTCCCTGGAATACCATAAATATACCTGGGGAGAAAAAGAGTATCAATCTACTAAGATAGAACGCAGTCCAAATAGCCATAAAGGAAGTAATGGGAAAGGGCTTATCATTGGGGGAAGCTCCCATATGATAGGGGCACCGATTTTGGCGGCACAGGCTTGTATTGCCTCTGGAATTGGGCTGCTCAGCTGTGCATTCCCAAACCATATTCGTCCAGTAGCAGCACAAAAAGCAACCGAAGCTACTTTTTTGCCTTGTAAGGAACAGGATGGAAATTTAGTACAGGTAGAGATACCGGATTCCATTCAGGTGGTTGCTATCGGAATGGGATTAGGCAGGACGGAACAAACTCGCCAATTGGTAAAGAATATATTAGTACAAGATAAGCCTACGATTATTGATGCGGATGCTTTATTTTATTTGAATGAAATGTGGGGGATTGTTGACAACCGTTCTTCTGTCACTGTAGTTACTCCGCATATGGGGGAAATGGCACGACTTTGTGGTGTACCAATCGAGGAGATCCAGAAAAACCGTTTTGCGGTAAGCCGCAAATTAGCAATGCAACATGGAATTTTCGTGGTATTGAAGGGTCCATATACAATTGTCGCAACACCATCTGGGAATCAGTATATCAACACTAGTGGAAACGCAGGGCTTGCCAAAGGTGGTTCCGGCGATGTATTGAGCGGAATGATAGCAGGGCTGCTACCACGGTATCAAAATCCGCAAGAAGCAATTTCCAACGCAGTCTATCTACATGGTTTGGCTTCTGAAAAATTAGTGGAAAAAGGTTATTCATTGGATGGAATTTCCGCAGAAAAACTGATTGAAATCCTGCCATTTTTGTCATAA